A genomic window from Lepisosteus oculatus isolate fLepOcu1 chromosome 27, fLepOcu1.hap2, whole genome shotgun sequence includes:
- the LOC138225304 gene encoding fish-egg lectin-like, with translation MRFVGSLINMEGRGCLLCLLVGCLLVSVAGALQCRAVPGSLKQIDAGAGRVCGVDNADNLVSYQGNSWVSLAMKGKHVSVGSAGLWSVSVASLVFKWLGGRWIRVQPGSLIQIDAGGDKFVVGVNAANSIFCLNSGPVLQYAGQGNIPWIPVVGSLKYYSCGPFGCWGVNRLDQIFVKLDVSGDSCRGSDRWYPIQGSLSLVEVGSDGSVYGVNRNGVVFKRVGIDACNAFGRRWWALRAAGVARHVSYDRGILWVVCKDGRVQRCQV, from the exons ATGAGGTTTGTGGGATCACTTATCAACATGGAAGGGAGAgggtgtttgttgtgtttgctTGTGGGATGCCTTCTAG TGTCTGTGGCTGGAGCCCTGCAGTGTCGGGCTGTGCCTGGCAGTCTGAAGCAGATAGATGCTGGTGCTGGAAGGGTGTGTGGAGTCGACAATGCGGACAACCTGGTCAGCTACCAGGGcaacagctgggtctctctggcCATGAAGGGGAAACATGTGAGTGTGGGGTCAGCAGGACTCTGGAGTGTGAGTGTCGCAAGCCTTGTGTTCAAGTGGCTTGGAGGAAGGTGGATCCGAGTGCAACCAG GCTCCCTCATCCAGATTGATGCTGGTGGAGACAAGTTCGTGGTTGGTGTCAATGCTGCCAATTCCATCTTCTGCCTGAACAGCGGGCCTGTGCTGCAGTATGCTGGCCAGGGCAACATCCCCTGGATTCCTGTCGTGGGCTCCCTCAAGTACTATTCCTGTGGACCTTTTGGTTGCTGGGGAGTGAACAGGCTGGACCAGATCTTTGTCAAGCTGGATGTGAGTGGGGATTCCTGCAGAGGCTCCGACAGGTGGTACCCCATTCAGGGCTCCCTGTCCCTGGTGGAGGTGGGCTCAGATGGCAGTGTGTATggggtgaacaggaatggagtggTCTTCAAGAG GGTTGGTATTGATGCCTGTAACGCCTTTGGCAGGAGGTGGTGGGCTCTAAGGGCAGCTGGTGTGGCCAGGCATGTGTCCTATGACCGAGGGATCCTCTGGGTTGTGTGCAAAGATGGCCGAGTCCAGAGGTGCCAGGTCTGA